Proteins from a single region of Hordeum vulgare subsp. vulgare chromosome 6H, MorexV3_pseudomolecules_assembly, whole genome shotgun sequence:
- the LOC123402355 gene encoding uncharacterized protein LOC123402355 isoform X3: protein MEWTNLHSPVPNMEQFDLGAESEGGSAESEYVVDSEESEDASDGSEEEEQPPPCREPRSKQRHDPVAAPSKTVTSSSRNVKRDRAAATDSVEKAAKQPKPDAPKLRKALPRMRIVLTVTSVAVTSVSTSVGTGDDHMDLEVVDKPAPRPASDVSFLDDEQEPQHTAAEQTLVEPVTSALGMPVTPAPSVPPVGSGAMATTPPTGSTIVPTVLSAPPVTQATTAMMPTSSSLAFSLHRVLEEHTGAAKEAMIQAELMMQRTKEVFEASKLAYDASSALQANIRACEIGSQYTQMESKKNQLQLEYDTMKKVLEDTDLVLAKLKEKSKADEQKLADFNRLVAENEKMKKERDVWAKKLDFMAKRGNTIEKFVKDFLAKMLATLIGTFSLPSVFVQISPNEM, encoded by the exons ATG GAATGGACGAACTTGCACTCTCCTGTGCCCAACATGGAGCAGTTTGATCTCGGGGCGGAAAGTGAAGGCGGCAGCGCCGAGAGTGAATATGTTGTTGATAGTGAAGAAAGCGAAGATGCTTCAGACGgcagtgaagaagaagaacaacctcCTCCATGCCGCGAGCCGCGATCCAAGCAACGTCATGACCCAGTggctgctccaagcaaaacagtcACCTCCAGCAGTAGAAATGTGAAGCGGGACCGAGCCGCTGCAACTGACTCTGTGGAAAAGGCTGCGAAGCAGCCAAAGCCTGATGCGCCCAAGCTTCGGAAGGCCTTGCCGCGTATGAGAATTGTCCTGACGGTCACCTCAGT TGCTGTTACTTCGGTGTCGACTTCTGTCGGGACTGGAGATGATCATATGGACTTGGAAGTCGTGGATAAGCCTGCTCCTCGACCAG CTTCAGACGTCAGTTTCTTAGATGACGAACAAGAGCCGCAGCATACAGCTGCAGAACAAACTCTTGTCGAGCCGGTAACGTCTGCACTGGGAATGCCTGTGACGCCTGCACCGAGTGTACCTCCGGTCGGTTCGGGTGCTATGGCAACAACCCCTCCGACTGGATCGACTATCGTGCCGACTGTGCTGAGTGCGCCTCCGGTAACCCAAGCTACCACTGCTATGATGCCAACCTCCTCATCACTTGCATTTTCCCTGCACCGCGTCCTAGAGGAGCATACTGGTGCTGCCAAAGAGGCTATGATCCAAGCTGAGCTGATGATGCAGCGGACTAAGGAGGTGTTCGAGGCCAGTAAGTTGGCGTATGACGCCAGCTCGGCGCTCCAGgcgaacatccga GCTTGCGAGATTGGGTCGCAATATACCCAGATGGAATCTAAGAAGAACCAGCTGCAGCTGGAGTATGACACTATGAAGAAGGTGCTTGAAGACACGGATCTAGTCCTTGCAAAACTTAAGGAGAAGTCCAAAGCTGATGAGCAGAAGCTTGCGGACTTTAACAGGCTGGTGgcagaaaatgaaaaaatgaagaaagaaagagatgTGTGGGCAAAGAAGCTTGATTttatggcaaagaggggaaacacCATAGAAAAGTTTGTAAAAGATTTTCTGGCGAAGATGCTTGCAACCCTCATTGGTACGTTCTCTTTGCCGAGTGTATTTGTGCAAATTTCACCGAATGAAATGTGA
- the LOC123402355 gene encoding uncharacterized protein LOC123402355 isoform X1: MEWTNLHSPVPNMEQFDLGAESEGGSAESEYVVDSEESEDASDGSEEEEQPPPCREPRSKQRHDPVAAPSKTVTSSSRNVKRDRAAATDSVEKAAKQPKPDAPKLRKALPRMRIVLTVTSVAVTSVSTSVGTGDDHMDLEVVDKPAPRPASDVSFLDDEQEPQHTAAEQTLVEPVTSALGMPVTPAPSVPPVGSGAMATTPPTGSTIVPTVLSAPPVTQATTAMMPTSSSLAFSLHRVLEEHTGAAKEAMIQAELMMQRTKEVFEASKLAYDASSALQANIRVSSTACEIGSQYTQMESKKNQLQLEYDTMKKVLEDTDLVLAKLKEKSKADEQKLADFNRLVAENEKMKKERDVWAKKLDFMAKRGNTIEKFVKDFLAKMLATLIGTFSLPSVFVQISPNEM, from the exons ATG GAATGGACGAACTTGCACTCTCCTGTGCCCAACATGGAGCAGTTTGATCTCGGGGCGGAAAGTGAAGGCGGCAGCGCCGAGAGTGAATATGTTGTTGATAGTGAAGAAAGCGAAGATGCTTCAGACGgcagtgaagaagaagaacaacctcCTCCATGCCGCGAGCCGCGATCCAAGCAACGTCATGACCCAGTggctgctccaagcaaaacagtcACCTCCAGCAGTAGAAATGTGAAGCGGGACCGAGCCGCTGCAACTGACTCTGTGGAAAAGGCTGCGAAGCAGCCAAAGCCTGATGCGCCCAAGCTTCGGAAGGCCTTGCCGCGTATGAGAATTGTCCTGACGGTCACCTCAGT TGCTGTTACTTCGGTGTCGACTTCTGTCGGGACTGGAGATGATCATATGGACTTGGAAGTCGTGGATAAGCCTGCTCCTCGACCAG CTTCAGACGTCAGTTTCTTAGATGACGAACAAGAGCCGCAGCATACAGCTGCAGAACAAACTCTTGTCGAGCCGGTAACGTCTGCACTGGGAATGCCTGTGACGCCTGCACCGAGTGTACCTCCGGTCGGTTCGGGTGCTATGGCAACAACCCCTCCGACTGGATCGACTATCGTGCCGACTGTGCTGAGTGCGCCTCCGGTAACCCAAGCTACCACTGCTATGATGCCAACCTCCTCATCACTTGCATTTTCCCTGCACCGCGTCCTAGAGGAGCATACTGGTGCTGCCAAAGAGGCTATGATCCAAGCTGAGCTGATGATGCAGCGGACTAAGGAGGTGTTCGAGGCCAGTAAGTTGGCGTATGACGCCAGCTCGGCGCTCCAGgcgaacatccgagtaagttcAACT GCTTGCGAGATTGGGTCGCAATATACCCAGATGGAATCTAAGAAGAACCAGCTGCAGCTGGAGTATGACACTATGAAGAAGGTGCTTGAAGACACGGATCTAGTCCTTGCAAAACTTAAGGAGAAGTCCAAAGCTGATGAGCAGAAGCTTGCGGACTTTAACAGGCTGGTGgcagaaaatgaaaaaatgaagaaagaaagagatgTGTGGGCAAAGAAGCTTGATTttatggcaaagaggggaaacacCATAGAAAAGTTTGTAAAAGATTTTCTGGCGAAGATGCTTGCAACCCTCATTGGTACGTTCTCTTTGCCGAGTGTATTTGTGCAAATTTCACCGAATGAAATGTGA
- the LOC123402355 gene encoding uncharacterized protein LOC123402355 isoform X2: MEWTNLHSPVPNMEQFDLGAESEGGSAESEYVVDSEESEDASDGSEEEEQPPPCREPRSKQRHDPVAAPSKTVTSSSRNVKRDRAAATDSVEKAAKQPKPDAPKLRKALPRMRIVLTVTSVAVTSVSTSVGTGDDHMDLEVVDKPAPRPDVSFLDDEQEPQHTAAEQTLVEPVTSALGMPVTPAPSVPPVGSGAMATTPPTGSTIVPTVLSAPPVTQATTAMMPTSSSLAFSLHRVLEEHTGAAKEAMIQAELMMQRTKEVFEASKLAYDASSALQANIRVSSTACEIGSQYTQMESKKNQLQLEYDTMKKVLEDTDLVLAKLKEKSKADEQKLADFNRLVAENEKMKKERDVWAKKLDFMAKRGNTIEKFVKDFLAKMLATLIGTFSLPSVFVQISPNEM; the protein is encoded by the exons ATG GAATGGACGAACTTGCACTCTCCTGTGCCCAACATGGAGCAGTTTGATCTCGGGGCGGAAAGTGAAGGCGGCAGCGCCGAGAGTGAATATGTTGTTGATAGTGAAGAAAGCGAAGATGCTTCAGACGgcagtgaagaagaagaacaacctcCTCCATGCCGCGAGCCGCGATCCAAGCAACGTCATGACCCAGTggctgctccaagcaaaacagtcACCTCCAGCAGTAGAAATGTGAAGCGGGACCGAGCCGCTGCAACTGACTCTGTGGAAAAGGCTGCGAAGCAGCCAAAGCCTGATGCGCCCAAGCTTCGGAAGGCCTTGCCGCGTATGAGAATTGTCCTGACGGTCACCTCAGT TGCTGTTACTTCGGTGTCGACTTCTGTCGGGACTGGAGATGATCATATGGACTTGGAAGTCGTGGATAAGCCTGCTCCTCGACCAG ACGTCAGTTTCTTAGATGACGAACAAGAGCCGCAGCATACAGCTGCAGAACAAACTCTTGTCGAGCCGGTAACGTCTGCACTGGGAATGCCTGTGACGCCTGCACCGAGTGTACCTCCGGTCGGTTCGGGTGCTATGGCAACAACCCCTCCGACTGGATCGACTATCGTGCCGACTGTGCTGAGTGCGCCTCCGGTAACCCAAGCTACCACTGCTATGATGCCAACCTCCTCATCACTTGCATTTTCCCTGCACCGCGTCCTAGAGGAGCATACTGGTGCTGCCAAAGAGGCTATGATCCAAGCTGAGCTGATGATGCAGCGGACTAAGGAGGTGTTCGAGGCCAGTAAGTTGGCGTATGACGCCAGCTCGGCGCTCCAGgcgaacatccgagtaagttcAACT GCTTGCGAGATTGGGTCGCAATATACCCAGATGGAATCTAAGAAGAACCAGCTGCAGCTGGAGTATGACACTATGAAGAAGGTGCTTGAAGACACGGATCTAGTCCTTGCAAAACTTAAGGAGAAGTCCAAAGCTGATGAGCAGAAGCTTGCGGACTTTAACAGGCTGGTGgcagaaaatgaaaaaatgaagaaagaaagagatgTGTGGGCAAAGAAGCTTGATTttatggcaaagaggggaaacacCATAGAAAAGTTTGTAAAAGATTTTCTGGCGAAGATGCTTGCAACCCTCATTGGTACGTTCTCTTTGCCGAGTGTATTTGTGCAAATTTCACCGAATGAAATGTGA
- the LOC123402355 gene encoding uncharacterized protein LOC123402355 isoform X4, with the protein MEQFDLGAESEGGSAESEYVVDSEESEDASDGSEEEEQPPPCREPRSKQRHDPVAAPSKTVTSSSRNVKRDRAAATDSVEKAAKQPKPDAPKLRKALPRMRIVLTVTSVAVTSVSTSVGTGDDHMDLEVVDKPAPRPASDVSFLDDEQEPQHTAAEQTLVEPVTSALGMPVTPAPSVPPVGSGAMATTPPTGSTIVPTVLSAPPVTQATTAMMPTSSSLAFSLHRVLEEHTGAAKEAMIQAELMMQRTKEVFEASKLAYDASSALQANIRVSSTACEIGSQYTQMESKKNQLQLEYDTMKKVLEDTDLVLAKLKEKSKADEQKLADFNRLVAENEKMKKERDVWAKKLDFMAKRGNTIEKFVKDFLAKMLATLIGTFSLPSVFVQISPNEM; encoded by the exons ATGGAGCAGTTTGATCTCGGGGCGGAAAGTGAAGGCGGCAGCGCCGAGAGTGAATATGTTGTTGATAGTGAAGAAAGCGAAGATGCTTCAGACGgcagtgaagaagaagaacaacctcCTCCATGCCGCGAGCCGCGATCCAAGCAACGTCATGACCCAGTggctgctccaagcaaaacagtcACCTCCAGCAGTAGAAATGTGAAGCGGGACCGAGCCGCTGCAACTGACTCTGTGGAAAAGGCTGCGAAGCAGCCAAAGCCTGATGCGCCCAAGCTTCGGAAGGCCTTGCCGCGTATGAGAATTGTCCTGACGGTCACCTCAGT TGCTGTTACTTCGGTGTCGACTTCTGTCGGGACTGGAGATGATCATATGGACTTGGAAGTCGTGGATAAGCCTGCTCCTCGACCAG CTTCAGACGTCAGTTTCTTAGATGACGAACAAGAGCCGCAGCATACAGCTGCAGAACAAACTCTTGTCGAGCCGGTAACGTCTGCACTGGGAATGCCTGTGACGCCTGCACCGAGTGTACCTCCGGTCGGTTCGGGTGCTATGGCAACAACCCCTCCGACTGGATCGACTATCGTGCCGACTGTGCTGAGTGCGCCTCCGGTAACCCAAGCTACCACTGCTATGATGCCAACCTCCTCATCACTTGCATTTTCCCTGCACCGCGTCCTAGAGGAGCATACTGGTGCTGCCAAAGAGGCTATGATCCAAGCTGAGCTGATGATGCAGCGGACTAAGGAGGTGTTCGAGGCCAGTAAGTTGGCGTATGACGCCAGCTCGGCGCTCCAGgcgaacatccgagtaagttcAACT GCTTGCGAGATTGGGTCGCAATATACCCAGATGGAATCTAAGAAGAACCAGCTGCAGCTGGAGTATGACACTATGAAGAAGGTGCTTGAAGACACGGATCTAGTCCTTGCAAAACTTAAGGAGAAGTCCAAAGCTGATGAGCAGAAGCTTGCGGACTTTAACAGGCTGGTGgcagaaaatgaaaaaatgaagaaagaaagagatgTGTGGGCAAAGAAGCTTGATTttatggcaaagaggggaaacacCATAGAAAAGTTTGTAAAAGATTTTCTGGCGAAGATGCTTGCAACCCTCATTGGTACGTTCTCTTTGCCGAGTGTATTTGTGCAAATTTCACCGAATGAAATGTGA